The DNA window AGTTACTCAAAGGTGTTGACGCTTCCAAACCTCCGAGACAAGCTTCGACCGGATGTGTTGCGGCGAGTTGATGGAATCCTGGCGGACCTGCGCGTTGAAATGCGCCCTTTGGCGAAGAAACACCAAATCGGAGCACAATCCACCGTCAAAATGGACCTCCACAACAAGAAAAGGGAGCTGGCTGCGGTGGAAAAGCTCATCGTTATTCTCCATGAAGAATATGACGCCGGACACCTTGATACCGCGGATGAGGAACTTTGCTTGGATCGTTGCAATTTGGATCGCCGATTCAAAGCCCTCACCGCTGATACCGTTGTGCCTGGAGCCTCTGGTCAAGAGATTGGGGACAGAGTACACAACGACAAAATGtcgaaaagaagcaatgggTCTATCGACAAGTCCCCATACGTTGATGAAGCATACATGGACTCGTTGATCGCCCCATACAAGACACCCAAAGGGGCGAAGAGTCCAATTTTGGCAGCAAAAGATGATGCTAATGCTGATGAGGACCAAGGATTTGAAGCTGTGGATGGCGAGACCATGGATGCTTTTCTCGCGGATAGCTCTGATGACCCGGGTGCGCCACCCACATCGCCGTTGACTGTGGAGTCTGACGATAGTATGGATGACATTGAGATCGATGGCAAAATCGTGATTGTAGAGGAGGATGGCGAAGGATGGGAGGATATAGGTGATGAATATAAATGGGGAGATGCATGGGTTGATGTGGATGAAGACGTAGACGAATatgcagacgacgacgaagataGACGAATACGCGGGCAAAGACGAAGATAGAGACAGGGACATTTTCTAGGCTGCCCACGCTCCTAGGCTTGGATTCCAAAATAGATAtattgagaaaaaaatatactgATCAAAAACCGGATTCAAGTTTATACACATCAATTACTGCGACGTTTTCCATTCCTATCATCATGGTTGTAACTGTAATggctggcaatggcatcgTATCCGTGATAGCGGCAATAAGCCGACGAGGTGATATCCAACATCCATGCGCTGAGCCCCCTAGCCCTCCCGAATATTCACCAAAGTCAGATTTCTACCCAGACAC is part of the Trichoderma atroviride chromosome 1, complete sequence genome and encodes:
- a CDS encoding uncharacterized protein (EggNog:ENOG41); this encodes MAPNNVEPAIKSFHSKSYIIPRIQPLYHPSLATPFILLRPLGTNVSSHYQLLFPLQIVKMSYSKVLTLPNLRDKLRPDVLRRVDGILADLRVEMRPLAKKHQIGAQSTVKMDLHNKKRELAAVEKLIVILHEEYDAGHLDTADEELCLDRCNLDRRFKALTADTVVPGASGQEIGDRVHNDKMSKRSNGSIDKSPYVDEAYMDSLIAPYKTPKGAKSPILAAKDDANADEDQGFEAVDGETMDAFLADSSDDPGAPPTSPLTVESDDSMDDIEIDGKIVIVEEDGEGWEDIGDEYKWGDAWVDVDEDVDEYADDDEDRRIRGQRRR